A region of Gracilinanus agilis isolate LMUSP501 chromosome 3, AgileGrace, whole genome shotgun sequence DNA encodes the following proteins:
- the LOC123238733 gene encoding olfactory receptor 51A7-like — MSDHNTSEVKIFFLIGVPGLEHLHIWVSIPVCFMYLIAILGNCTILFVIKTEPSLHEPMYYFLSILAISDLGLSFSSLPTMLRVFLFNAPGINPDACFAQEFFIHGFILVESSVLLFMSFDRFVAIHNPLRYSSIQTPARISKMGLVMVIKSFLLALPLPLTLKRLRYCHKNLLSHSFCLHQDVMKLACSDYRFNVIYGFFVVLTTMLDLACIALSYLLILKTVLGLASFSERLKAFNTCVSHICAVLIFYIPNITLAAMHRFAKQKSPLTLILFADIFLLVPPLMNPIVYCVKTKQIREKILEKFFTKFSR, encoded by the coding sequence ATGTCAGACCACAATACCTcagaagttaaaatttttttcttgattggaGTTCCAGGATTAGAGCATCTTCACATATGGGTTTCTATCCCAGTCTGCTTCATGTATTTGATTGCTATCCTAGGCAACTGCACCATCTTGTTTGTGATCAAGACAGAACCCTCTCTTCATGAGCCCATGTATTATTTCCTCTCTATACTGGCCATCTCTGACCTAggtctctccttctcttccttaccCACTATGCTGAGAGTCTTCTTGTTCAATGCACCAGGAATCAACCCTGATGCCTGCTTTGCCCAAGAGTTCTTCATCCATGGCTTCATTCTCGTAGAATCCTCAGTGCttctgttcatgtcctttgatcgCTTCGTAGCCATTCATAACCCCCTGAGATATAGCTCCATCCAAACCCCTGCCAGAATTTCTAAAATGGGACTGGTTATGGTCATCAAGAGCTTCCTTTTAGCACTTCCACTTCCCTTAACACTAAAGAGGCTGCGCTATTGTCACAAAAACCTCCTGTCCCACTCCTTCTGTCTCCATCAGGATGTCATGAAGCTAGCATGCAGTGACTACAGGTTCAACGTTATCTATGGATTCTTTGTTGTCCTCACTACCATGCTAGACCTGGCATGCATTGCCTTGTCCTATTTGCTAATCCTAAAAACAGTTCTTGGACTTGCCTCTTTCTCGGAGAGACTCAAAGCCTTCAACACGTGTGTCTCTCATATCTGCGCAGTACTCATCTTCTATATACCCAACATCACCCTAGCTGCTATGCATCGCTTTGCCAAGCAAAAATCTCCACTCACATTGATCCTCTTTGCCGACATTTTCTTGTTGGTGCCACCACTGATGAATCCTATTGTATACTGTGTGAAGACAAAGCAGATCCGGGAGAAGATCCTTGAGAAATTTTTCACCAAATTTAGCAGATAA